A part of Xenopus tropicalis strain Nigerian chromosome 4, UCB_Xtro_10.0, whole genome shotgun sequence genomic DNA contains:
- the htatip2 gene encoding oxidoreductase HTATIP2 isoform X1, producing the protein MMEKDIEALREDYRKMNKSCFILGASGETGKELLKEIVASKLFSRVTLIGRRRLPLEEEPYKEVAQEVVDFEKLEEFSAAFQGHDVGFCCLGTTKAKAGEAGFIRVDHDYVLKSAELAKAGGCTHFNLESSKGADKSSSFLYLRVKGQVEADVEELGFERYTIFRPAVLLCDRRESRPTEWLAKKMLSPISYMFPTAYSVPMATLVRAMLHNAVLPGDKKVELLENKEIHALGKVGEAKK; encoded by the exons at GATGGAGAAAGACATTGAGGCCCTGCGGGAGGATTACAGGAAGATGAACAAGTCTTGCTTCATCCTCGGGGCCTCGGGAGAGACAGGGAAGGAGCTGCTGAAAGAGATCGTCGCtagcaaactgttcagtagggtAACACTCATTGGGCGCAGGAGACTGCCGTTGGAGGAGGAGCCCTATAAAGAGGTG GCACAAGAAGTGGTGGACTTTGAGAAGTTGGAGGAATTCTCTGCCGCTTTCCAAGGCCATGATGTCGGATTCTGCTGTTTGGGGACGACCAAGGCCAAAGCTGGAGAG GCCGGATTTATCCGCGTGGATCACGACTATGTGCTGAAGTCGGCCGAGTTGGCCAAGGCTGGGGGCTGCACCCACTTCAACCTGGAATCATCCAAAGGGGCAGATAAgagcagcagcttcctgtacctgAGGGTTAAG GGGCAAGTTGAGGCAGATGTAGAGGAGCTGGGCTTTGAGCGCTACACGATCTTCAGACCGGC GGTTCTTTTGTGTGACCGGCGGGAGTCTCGCCCCACAGAATGGCTGGCCAAAAAAATGCTGAGCCCCATTTCCTACATGTTCCCCACTGCCTACTCCGTGCCGATGGCGACTCTGGTTAGAGCCATGTTGCACAATGCGGTGCTGCCGGGAGATAAGAAGGTGGAGTTACTGGAAAACAAGGAGATTCACGCCCTGGGGAAAGTGGGAGAAGCCAAGAAGTAA
- the htatip2 gene encoding oxidoreductase HTATIP2, with protein sequence MEKDIEALREDYRKMNKSCFILGASGETGKELLKEIVASKLFSRVTLIGRRRLPLEEEPYKEVAQEVVDFEKLEEFSAAFQGHDVGFCCLGTTKAKAGEAGFIRVDHDYVLKSAELAKAGGCTHFNLESSKGADKSSSFLYLRVKGQVEADVEELGFERYTIFRPAVLLCDRRESRPTEWLAKKMLSPISYMFPTAYSVPMATLVRAMLHNAVLPGDKKVELLENKEIHALGKVGEAKK encoded by the exons ATGGAGAAAGACATTGAGGCCCTGCGGGAGGATTACAGGAAGATGAACAAGTCTTGCTTCATCCTCGGGGCCTCGGGAGAGACAGGGAAGGAGCTGCTGAAAGAGATCGTCGCtagcaaactgttcagtagggtAACACTCATTGGGCGCAGGAGACTGCCGTTGGAGGAGGAGCCCTATAAAGAGGTG GCACAAGAAGTGGTGGACTTTGAGAAGTTGGAGGAATTCTCTGCCGCTTTCCAAGGCCATGATGTCGGATTCTGCTGTTTGGGGACGACCAAGGCCAAAGCTGGAGAG GCCGGATTTATCCGCGTGGATCACGACTATGTGCTGAAGTCGGCCGAGTTGGCCAAGGCTGGGGGCTGCACCCACTTCAACCTGGAATCATCCAAAGGGGCAGATAAgagcagcagcttcctgtacctgAGGGTTAAG GGGCAAGTTGAGGCAGATGTAGAGGAGCTGGGCTTTGAGCGCTACACGATCTTCAGACCGGC GGTTCTTTTGTGTGACCGGCGGGAGTCTCGCCCCACAGAATGGCTGGCCAAAAAAATGCTGAGCCCCATTTCCTACATGTTCCCCACTGCCTACTCCGTGCCGATGGCGACTCTGGTTAGAGCCATGTTGCACAATGCGGTGCTGCCGGGAGATAAGAAGGTGGAGTTACTGGAAAACAAGGAGATTCACGCCCTGGGGAAAGTGGGAGAAGCCAAGAAGTAA